From the Thermodesulfovibrionales bacterium genome, one window contains:
- the rho gene encoding transcription termination factor Rho produces MSISELKEKTIDDLAKVAKELNVEGASGLRKQDLIFAILQAQIEKSGNVFGAGVLEILPDGFGFLRSPDYSYLPSPDDIYVSPSQIRRFNLRTGDLVSGQIRPPKEGERYFALLKVEAVNHESPEDNISRPLFDNLTPYYPTERIKLEHTSADYSTRVMELITPIGKGQRGMIVAAPRTGKTMLLQSIAKGIKKNNKEIHLIILLIDERPEEVTDWKRQVAAEIISSTFDEPPPRHCQVSEMVIERAKRLVESKRDVVILLDSITRLARAYNAVMPTSGKVLSGGLDANALQKPKRFFGTARNIESGGSLTILATALVDTGSRMDDVIFEEFKGTGNMELHLDRKLVDKRIFPSIDINASGTRKEELLVDKDTLNKMWILRKVLNPLSTIESMEFLLGKLMGTKGNKDFLDMMNK; encoded by the coding sequence ATCTCGATTTCAGAATTGAAAGAGAAAACCATTGATGACCTCGCAAAAGTGGCAAAGGAACTGAATGTAGAGGGAGCATCCGGTCTTCGAAAGCAGGATCTCATATTTGCGATATTGCAGGCACAGATAGAGAAGTCCGGAAACGTATTCGGAGCCGGCGTCCTCGAAATACTCCCTGACGGTTTTGGTTTCTTACGTTCTCCGGATTACAGTTACCTGCCGAGCCCCGATGATATTTACGTTTCTCCGTCCCAAATACGGCGATTTAATCTCAGGACGGGAGACCTCGTCTCGGGACAGATACGGCCTCCCAAGGAAGGAGAGCGCTATTTCGCCTTGCTCAAGGTTGAAGCCGTAAACCATGAATCGCCCGAAGACAATATCAGCAGGCCGCTTTTTGACAACCTTACTCCATACTATCCGACAGAGCGGATAAAACTCGAACACACCTCTGCAGATTATTCTACGCGGGTGATGGAACTGATAACCCCCATCGGCAAGGGACAGAGGGGTATGATCGTTGCCGCGCCCCGGACGGGGAAGACCATGCTCCTCCAGTCGATCGCAAAGGGAATCAAGAAGAACAATAAGGAGATCCATCTCATCATTTTGCTCATTGATGAAAGGCCCGAGGAAGTCACGGACTGGAAGCGTCAGGTAGCGGCCGAAATCATCAGCTCGACCTTCGATGAGCCCCCGCCCCGGCATTGCCAGGTTTCTGAAATGGTGATCGAAAGGGCCAAGAGGCTCGTGGAATCAAAACGTGATGTGGTTATCCTCCTGGACAGTATCACGAGGCTCGCCAGGGCATACAATGCAGTCATGCCGACAAGCGGGAAGGTCCTCTCAGGCGGTCTTGACGCAAACGCGCTCCAGAAGCCAAAGCGGTTCTTCGGCACCGCGAGGAATATAGAGTCGGGCGGGAGCCTCACCATATTGGCCACTGCACTCGTCGATACCGGGAGCAGGATGGACGATGTCATCTTTGAAGAATTCAAGGGTACGGGCAATATGGAGCTTCATCTTGACAGGAAACTCGTTGACAAGCGCATATTCCCGTCCATTGATATTAATGCATCGGGAACGAGAAAAGAGGAACTCCTCGTCGATAAGGATACACTCAATAAGATGTGGATATTGCGGAAAGTCCTTAATCCCCTCAGCACCATCGAGAGCATGGAATTCCTCCTCGGAAAGCTTATGGGGACCAAAGGCAACAAGGACTTCCTCGACATGATGAACAAATAG
- a CDS encoding cell division protein ZapA, with protein MGTVEVYILGQKYTIKGDAPEERIQRLVAYVNSKIQEVYENAPNISPLKASILASVNIADELHRLKDEQESIAKHIEEKTEVLSRLFD; from the coding sequence ATGGGAACCGTAGAAGTATACATCCTCGGCCAGAAGTACACCATAAAGGGAGATGCGCCGGAGGAGCGCATCCAGAGGCTTGTCGCCTACGTGAACAGCAAGATACAGGAGGTCTATGAAAATGCCCCCAACATCTCGCCGCTGAAGGCATCAATACTGGCTTCCGTCAATATTGCCGACGAGCTTCACCGTTTGAAAGACGAACAGGAAAGCATAGCGAAGCATATCGAGGAAAAAACTGAAGTCCTGTCGAGACTCTTCGACTGA